In Citrobacter sp. RHB25-C09, the following proteins share a genomic window:
- the dcuA gene encoding anaerobic C4-dicarboxylate transporter DcuA — protein sequence MIVVELIIVLLAIFLGARLGGIGIGFAGGLGVLVLAAIGVKPGNIPFDVISIIMAVIAAISAMQVAGGLDYLVNQTEKLLRRNPKYITILAPIVTYFLTIFAGTGNISLATLPVIAEVAKEQGVKPCRPLSTAVVSAQIAITASPISAAVVYMSSVMEGHGISYIHLLSVVIPSTLLAVLVMSFLVTMLFNSKLSDDPVYLKRLEEGLIELRGEKQIEIKPMAKSSVWLFLLGVVCVVIYAIINSPSLGLVAKPLMNTTNAILIIMLSVATLTTIMCKVETDAILNSSTFKAGMSACICILGVAWLGDTFVSHNIDWIKDTAGEVIQGTPWLLAVIFFFASALLYSQAATAKALMPMALALNVSPLTAVASFAAVSGLFILPTYPTLVAAVQMDDTGTTRIGKFVFNHPFFIPGTLGVALAVSFGFLLGGMML from the coding sequence ATGATAGTTGTAGAACTTATCATTGTTTTGCTGGCAATCTTTTTGGGTGCCAGACTGGGGGGCATTGGTATCGGATTCGCAGGTGGACTGGGTGTTCTGGTTCTTGCCGCGATCGGCGTAAAACCCGGTAACATCCCGTTCGATGTAATTTCCATCATCATGGCGGTTATCGCTGCCATCTCTGCTATGCAAGTTGCAGGCGGTCTGGACTATCTGGTTAACCAGACAGAAAAACTGCTGCGTCGTAACCCGAAATACATCACGATCCTTGCTCCGATTGTGACCTATTTCCTGACCATCTTTGCAGGTACCGGGAACATCTCTCTGGCAACGCTGCCGGTTATCGCTGAAGTGGCGAAGGAACAAGGCGTTAAGCCTTGCCGTCCGCTCTCTACGGCAGTGGTTTCCGCACAGATTGCGATCACCGCGTCGCCAATCTCTGCGGCAGTGGTTTACATGTCTTCTGTTATGGAAGGTCATGGCATCAGCTACATCCACCTGCTGTCCGTGGTTATTCCGTCCACGCTGCTGGCGGTACTGGTAATGTCCTTCCTGGTCACCATGCTGTTCAACTCTAAACTTTCTGACGATCCGGTTTACCTGAAGCGTCTGGAAGAGGGTCTGATTGAACTGCGCGGTGAAAAGCAGATTGAAATCAAACCGATGGCGAAAAGCTCCGTCTGGCTGTTCTTGCTGGGCGTCGTTTGTGTCGTGATTTATGCGATTATCAACAGCCCGAGCCTCGGCCTGGTTGCGAAGCCGCTGATGAACACCACTAACGCGATCCTGATCATCATGCTGAGCGTCGCGACGCTGACCACCATCATGTGTAAAGTGGAAACCGATGCCATCCTCAACTCCAGCACCTTCAAAGCAGGTATGAGCGCCTGTATTTGTATCCTGGGCGTTGCGTGGCTGGGTGACACTTTCGTGTCCCACAACATTGACTGGATCAAAGACACTGCGGGTGAAGTGATTCAGGGCACGCCTTGGCTGCTGGCCGTCATCTTCTTCTTTGCTTCTGCATTGCTGTACTCTCAGGCAGCAACCGCTAAAGCACTGATGCCGATGGCACTGGCACTGAACGTTTCTCCGTTGACTGCGGTTGCTTCTTTCGCTGCGGTATCTGGTCTGTTCATTCTGCCAACTTACCCAACACTGGTTGCGGCAGTACAGATGGATGACACCGGCACAACCCGTATCGGTAAATTCGTCTTTAACCACCCGTTCTTCATCCCAGGTACCCTGGGCGTCGCTCTCGCGGTCAGCTTCGGCTTCCTGCTGGGCGGTATGATGCTGTAA
- a CDS encoding co-chaperone GroES — translation MSIRPLHDRVIVKRKEVESKSAGGIVLTGSAAGKSTRGEIIAVGKGRILDNGTVQPLDVKVGDIVIFNDGYGVKSEKIDNEEVLIMSESDILAIVEA, via the coding sequence ATGAGTATTCGTCCGTTACATGATCGCGTGATCGTTAAACGTAAAGAAGTTGAATCCAAATCTGCTGGCGGCATCGTACTGACGGGTTCTGCTGCGGGTAAATCAACGCGTGGCGAAATCATCGCTGTCGGTAAGGGTCGCATCCTGGATAATGGCACCGTGCAACCGCTGGACGTGAAAGTCGGCGACATCGTCATTTTTAACGACGGTTACGGTGTGAAGTCTGAGAAGATCGACAATGAAGAAGTGTTGATCATGTCTGAAAGCGACATCCTGGCAATTGTTGAAGCGTAA
- the groL gene encoding chaperonin GroEL (60 kDa chaperone family; promotes refolding of misfolded polypeptides especially under stressful conditions; forms two stacked rings of heptamers to form a barrel-shaped 14mer; ends can be capped by GroES; misfolded proteins enter the barrel where they are refolded when GroES binds), with product MAAKDVKFGNDARVKMLRGVNVLADAVKVTLGPKGRNVVLDKSFGAPTITKDGVSVAREIELEDKFENMGAQMVKEVASKANDAAGDGTTTATVLAQSIITEGLKAVAAGMNPMDLKRGIDKAVAAAVEELKALSVPCSDSKAIAQVGTISANSDETVGKLIAEAMDKVGKEGVITVEDGTGLQDELDVVEGMQFDRGYLSPYFINKPETGAVELESPFILLADKKISNIREMLPVLEAVAKAGKPLLIIAEDVEGEALATLVVNTMRGIVKVAAVKAPGFGDRRKAMLQDIATLTGGTVISEEIGMELEKATLEDLGQAKRVVINKDTTTIIDGVGDEAAIQGRVTQIRQQIEEATSDYDREKLQERVAKLAGGVAVIKVGAATEVEMKEKKARVEDALHATRAAVEEGVVAGGGVALIRVASKIADLKGQNEDQNVGIKVALRAMEAPLRQIVLNCGEEPSVVANTVKAGDGNYGYNAATEEYGNMIDMGILDPTKVTRSALQYAASVAGLMITTECMVTDLPKSDAPDLGAAGGMGGMGGMGGMM from the coding sequence ATGGCAGCTAAAGACGTAAAATTCGGTAACGACGCTCGTGTGAAAATGCTGCGCGGCGTAAACGTACTGGCAGATGCAGTGAAAGTTACCCTCGGCCCGAAAGGCCGTAACGTAGTTCTGGATAAATCTTTCGGTGCACCGACCATCACTAAAGATGGTGTATCTGTAGCGCGTGAAATTGAACTGGAAGACAAGTTCGAAAACATGGGTGCACAGATGGTTAAAGAAGTAGCCTCTAAAGCGAACGACGCTGCGGGTGACGGTACTACCACCGCAACCGTTCTGGCTCAGTCCATCATCACTGAAGGTCTGAAAGCCGTTGCTGCGGGCATGAACCCGATGGACCTGAAGCGTGGTATCGACAAAGCGGTTGCTGCTGCAGTTGAAGAACTGAAAGCCCTGTCCGTACCGTGCTCCGACTCCAAAGCGATTGCTCAGGTAGGCACCATCTCCGCTAACTCCGACGAAACCGTAGGGAAACTGATCGCGGAAGCAATGGATAAAGTCGGTAAAGAAGGCGTGATCACCGTTGAAGACGGTACCGGCCTGCAGGACGAGCTGGACGTCGTTGAAGGTATGCAGTTTGACCGTGGCTACCTGTCTCCGTACTTCATCAACAAACCAGAAACTGGCGCAGTAGAACTGGAAAGCCCGTTCATTCTGCTGGCTGACAAGAAAATCTCCAACATCCGTGAAATGCTGCCGGTTCTGGAAGCCGTTGCTAAAGCAGGCAAACCGCTGCTGATCATCGCTGAAGATGTTGAAGGCGAAGCGCTGGCTACCCTGGTAGTGAACACCATGCGCGGTATCGTGAAAGTTGCAGCGGTGAAAGCACCTGGCTTCGGCGACCGTCGTAAAGCGATGCTGCAGGATATCGCTACCCTGACCGGTGGTACCGTGATCTCTGAAGAGATCGGTATGGAACTGGAAAAAGCTACCCTGGAAGATCTGGGTCAGGCAAAACGCGTTGTGATCAACAAAGACACCACCACCATCATCGATGGCGTGGGTGACGAAGCGGCAATCCAGGGTCGTGTGACTCAGATTCGTCAGCAGATCGAAGAAGCAACCTCTGATTACGACCGTGAAAAACTGCAGGAGCGCGTAGCGAAACTGGCTGGCGGCGTTGCGGTTATCAAAGTCGGTGCTGCAACCGAAGTTGAAATGAAAGAGAAGAAAGCACGCGTTGAAGATGCCCTGCACGCGACTCGTGCTGCGGTAGAAGAAGGCGTGGTTGCTGGTGGTGGCGTTGCGCTGATCCGCGTTGCTTCTAAAATCGCTGACCTGAAAGGCCAGAACGAAGATCAGAACGTCGGTATTAAAGTTGCGCTGCGTGCAATGGAAGCTCCGCTGCGTCAGATCGTTCTGAACTGCGGCGAAGAGCCGTCTGTGGTGGCTAACACCGTTAAAGCAGGCGACGGTAACTACGGTTACAACGCTGCAACTGAAGAATACGGCAACATGATCGACATGGGTATTCTGGACCCAACCAAAGTTACCCGTTCTGCTCTGCAGTACGCGGCATCTGTTGCTGGGCTGATGATTACCACCGAATGCATGGTAACCGACCTGCCGAAAAGCGATGCGCCTGACTTAGGTGCTGCTGGTGGTATGGGCGGCATGGGTGGTATGGGCGGCATGATGTAA
- a CDS encoding FxsA family protein — protein MRWIPLIAVFLYVYIEISIFIQVAGVLGVLMTLLLVIFTSVVGMSLVRNQGFKNFLLMQQKMTAGESPAEEMIKSVSLIIAGLLLLLPGFFTDFLGLLLLLPPVQKHLTLKLLPHLRFSRMPGGGFSAGTGGGETFDGEYHRKDDDRDRIEHKDDRRD, from the coding sequence TTGCGCTGGATACCTCTGATTGCTGTCTTTCTCTATGTTTACATTGAGATTTCTATTTTTATTCAGGTCGCTGGAGTGTTAGGCGTGCTGATGACGCTACTGCTGGTGATCTTCACCTCGGTGGTTGGGATGTCGCTGGTTCGCAACCAGGGATTTAAGAACTTTTTGCTGATGCAACAGAAAATGACTGCTGGTGAAAGCCCGGCAGAAGAGATGATAAAGAGTGTGTCGCTGATCATCGCTGGCCTTTTGTTGCTGCTGCCAGGCTTTTTTACCGACTTCCTCGGTCTTCTTCTTTTATTACCCCCAGTGCAAAAGCATCTGACGTTGAAGCTGCTGCCGCATTTGCGTTTTTCCCGGATGCCGGGGGGCGGTTTTAGCGCCGGAACGGGCGGTGGGGAGACATTTGATGGCGAATATCATCGTAAAGATGACGATCGCGACCGCATCGAACATAAAGACGATCGCCGCGACTGA
- a CDS encoding transcriptional regulator, with protein sequence MQREDILGEALKLLENQGIANTTLEMVAERVDRPLDELQRFWPDKEAILYDALRYLSQQVDIWRRQLMLDDTLSAEQKLLARYNALAECVSNKRYPGCLFIAACTFYPDPAHPIHQLADQQKTAAHNFTHEQLTTLEIDDPAMVARQMELVLEGCLSRMLVNRSHADVETAHRLAEDILRFAQCRQGGALT encoded by the coding sequence GTGCAACGTGAAGATATCCTTGGAGAAGCCTTAAAATTATTAGAGAACCAGGGGATAGCCAACACCACGCTGGAGATGGTGGCCGAGCGCGTTGATCGCCCGCTTGATGAGCTGCAGCGCTTCTGGCCGGATAAAGAAGCCATTTTATATGACGCGCTACGTTATCTTAGTCAGCAGGTCGACATCTGGCGTCGCCAGTTGATGCTGGATGACACCCTGAGTGCGGAACAGAAGCTACTGGCCCGTTACAACGCGCTGGCGGAATGCGTCAGCAATAAACGCTATCCTGGCTGTCTGTTTATTGCTGCCTGTACGTTTTATCCCGATCCTGCGCACCCCATCCATCAACTGGCCGATCAGCAGAAAACGGCAGCGCATAACTTTACCCATGAACAGTTGACCACGCTGGAGATTGACGACCCGGCAATGGTTGCCAGACAGATGGAACTGGTGTTGGAAGGTTGCCTGAGTCGGATGCTGGTCAATCGCAGCCACGCCGATGTGGAAACGGCGCACCGGCTGGCGGAAGACATCCTGCGCTTCGCCCAGTGCCGACAGGGCGGCGCGTTAACCTGA
- the cutA gene encoding divalent cation tolerance protein CutA encodes MLDVSSQDMSIPDAVVVLCTAPDEATAQDLAAKVLAEKLAACATLIPGATSLYYWEGKLEQEYEVQMILKTSVLHQQALLDCLKSHHPYQTPELLVLPVTHGDSDYLSWLNASLR; translated from the coding sequence ATGCTTGATGTTAGCAGTCAGGATATGTCCATCCCCGATGCCGTCGTCGTGCTCTGTACTGCGCCCGATGAAGCAACAGCCCAGGATCTGGCAGCCAAAGTACTGGCGGAAAAACTGGCCGCCTGTGCCACACTGATTCCTGGTGCTACTTCTCTCTACTATTGGGAAGGAAAGCTGGAGCAGGAATACGAAGTACAAATGATCCTTAAAACCTCGGTTTTGCACCAGCAAGCCTTACTCGATTGCCTGAAGTCTCATCATCCATATCAAACGCCCGAACTTCTGGTTTTACCCGTTACTCACGGAGACAGTGATTACCTCTCATGGCTCAACGCATCTTTACGCTGA
- the aspA gene encoding aspartate ammonia-lyase, producing MLNNIRIEEDLLGTREVPAEAYYGVHTLRAIENFYISNSKISDIPEFVRGMVMVKKAAALANKELQTIPKSVANAIIAACDEVLNNGKCMDQFPVDVYQGGAGTSVNMNTNEVLANIGLELMGHQKGEYQYLNPNDHVNKCQSTNDAYPTGFRIAVYASIIKLIDALNQLREGFERKAVEFQDILKMGRTQLQDAVPMTLGQEFRAFSVLLKEEVKNIERTAELLLEVNLGATAIGTGLNTPKEYSPLAVQKLAEVTGFACVPAEDLIEATSDCGAYVMVHSALKRLAVKMSKICNDLRLLSSGPRAGLNEINLPELQAGSSIMPAKVNPVVPEVVNQVCFKVIGNDITVTMAAEAGQLQLNVMEPVIGQAMFESIHILSNACYNLLEKCVDGITANKEVCEAFVYNSIGIVTYLNPFIGHHNGDIVGKICAETGKSVREVVLERGLLTEAELDDIFSAQNLMHPAYKAKRYTDESEQ from the coding sequence ATGTTAAACAACATTCGTATCGAAGAAGATCTGTTGGGTACCAGGGAAGTTCCAGCTGAAGCCTACTATGGTGTTCACACTCTGAGAGCGATTGAAAACTTTTACATCAGCAATAGCAAAATCAGTGACATCCCTGAATTTGTGCGCGGTATGGTTATGGTCAAGAAGGCCGCGGCTCTGGCGAACAAAGAGTTGCAAACCATTCCTAAAAGTGTGGCGAATGCCATCATTGCCGCATGTGATGAAGTCCTGAACAACGGCAAATGCATGGACCAGTTCCCGGTAGACGTTTACCAGGGCGGTGCAGGTACCTCCGTTAACATGAACACCAACGAAGTGCTGGCCAATATCGGGCTGGAGCTGATGGGTCACCAGAAAGGTGAATATCAGTACCTGAACCCGAACGACCACGTGAACAAATGTCAGTCTACCAACGACGCCTACCCAACCGGTTTCCGCATCGCGGTATACGCTTCAATTATTAAACTGATTGATGCCCTCAACCAACTGCGTGAAGGCTTCGAGCGTAAAGCTGTCGAGTTCCAGGACATCCTGAAAATGGGTCGTACCCAGTTGCAGGACGCGGTACCAATGACCCTCGGTCAGGAATTCCGCGCTTTCAGCGTACTGCTGAAAGAAGAAGTGAAAAACATCGAACGTACCGCTGAACTGCTGCTGGAAGTTAACCTCGGCGCAACGGCTATCGGTACCGGTCTGAATACCCCTAAAGAGTACTCTCCACTGGCTGTACAGAAACTGGCTGAAGTTACCGGTTTCGCCTGCGTTCCTGCGGAAGACCTGATCGAAGCGACCTCTGACTGCGGCGCTTACGTGATGGTACACAGCGCACTGAAGCGTCTGGCTGTGAAAATGTCCAAAATCTGTAACGACCTGCGTTTGCTCTCCTCTGGCCCACGTGCCGGCCTGAATGAGATCAACCTGCCGGAACTGCAGGCGGGCTCTTCCATCATGCCAGCAAAAGTGAACCCGGTTGTGCCGGAAGTCGTGAACCAGGTGTGCTTCAAAGTCATCGGTAACGACATCACCGTCACTATGGCCGCAGAAGCGGGTCAGCTGCAGCTGAACGTTATGGAGCCAGTGATTGGTCAGGCGATGTTTGAATCCATTCATATCCTGAGCAACGCTTGCTACAACCTGCTGGAGAAATGTGTAGACGGCATCACCGCGAACAAAGAAGTGTGTGAAGCCTTCGTTTATAACTCCATCGGTATCGTCACCTATCTCAACCCGTTCATCGGCCACCACAATGGCGACATCGTTGGTAAGATTTGTGCCGAAACCGGCAAGAGCGTCCGCGAAGTCGTTCTCGAGCGCGGCCTGTTGACTGAAGCCGAGCTGGACGATATTTTCTCCGCTCAAAACCTGATGCACCCGGCTTACAAAGCAAAACGTTATACTGATGAAAGCGAACAGTAA
- a CDS encoding protein-disulfide reductase DsbD, which produces MAQRIFTLILLFCSTTAFAGLFDAPGRTQFVPADQAFAFDFQQNQHDLNLTWQVKDGYYLYRKQINITPAQAKIADVTLPAGEWHEDEFYGKSEIYRKQLTVPVTVEQASSGATLTVTYQGCADAGFCYPPETRTVPLSEVVASAKPQPTAPAAPVLAPEQPQAQLPFSALWALLIGIGIAFTPCVLPMYPLISGIVLGGKQRLSTGRALLLTFIYVQGMALTYTALGLVVAAAGLQFQAALQHPYVLIGLAAVFTLLALSMFGLFTLQLPSSLQTRLTLMSNRQQGGSVGGVFAMGAIAGLICSPCTTAPLSAILLYIAQSGNMWLGGGTLYLYALGMGLPLMLVTVFGNRLLPKSGPWMEHVKTAFGFVILALPVFLLERVIGDAWGLRLWSLLGVAFFGWAFITSLQAKRGWMRLVQIVLLAAALISVRPLQDWAFGTTVTQQQAHLDFKPVATVEQLNQALAEAKGKPVMLDLYADWCVACKEFEKYTFSDPQVKQALGDTVLLQANVTANNAQDVALLKHLQVLGLPTILFFDVQGQEHPQERVTGFMDAATFSAHLRDRQP; this is translated from the coding sequence ATGGCTCAACGCATCTTTACGCTGATCCTGCTTTTTTGCAGCACAACCGCCTTTGCCGGACTTTTTGACGCGCCGGGTCGGACGCAGTTTGTACCTGCTGACCAGGCCTTTGCTTTCGATTTTCAGCAAAATCAGCACGATCTCAACCTCACCTGGCAGGTAAAGGACGGCTATTACCTGTACCGTAAACAAATCAACATTACCCCGGCACAGGCAAAAATTGCTGATGTTACCCTCCCGGCAGGCGAGTGGCATGAGGATGAGTTCTACGGCAAAAGTGAAATTTACCGTAAGCAACTGACGGTTCCAGTAACAGTAGAACAGGCCTCGTCTGGCGCCACGCTGACGGTGACGTATCAGGGCTGCGCCGATGCAGGTTTTTGTTATCCTCCCGAAACCAGGACGGTACCGTTAAGCGAAGTGGTTGCCAGCGCAAAACCGCAGCCAACGGCTCCGGCAGCGCCCGTACTTGCACCCGAGCAGCCTCAAGCGCAACTGCCATTTTCAGCCCTGTGGGCCTTGCTGATTGGGATTGGTATCGCCTTTACGCCGTGCGTCCTGCCCATGTATCCGCTGATTTCCGGTATCGTGTTGGGGGGTAAACAGCGGCTCTCTACCGGGCGGGCATTACTGCTGACCTTCATCTACGTGCAGGGCATGGCGCTCACCTATACCGCGCTGGGTCTGGTGGTCGCGGCCGCCGGGCTACAGTTCCAGGCCGCGCTTCAGCATCCCTATGTGTTAATCGGGCTGGCGGCTGTCTTCACTCTCCTCGCACTGTCAATGTTTGGCCTGTTCACCCTGCAACTGCCATCCTCGCTGCAAACGCGCCTGACGCTGATGAGCAACCGCCAGCAGGGGGGCTCTGTAGGCGGCGTATTTGCAATGGGGGCCATTGCCGGACTGATTTGCTCGCCCTGTACCACTGCGCCACTGAGCGCCATTCTGCTCTACATCGCCCAGAGCGGGAACATGTGGCTTGGCGGCGGAACGCTGTATCTGTACGCGCTGGGGATGGGGCTGCCACTGATGCTGGTCACCGTCTTCGGCAACCGACTGCTGCCGAAAAGCGGCCCGTGGATGGAGCATGTCAAAACCGCTTTTGGCTTTGTCATCCTCGCACTACCGGTCTTTTTGCTGGAGCGGGTCATCGGCGATGCGTGGGGATTACGCCTGTGGTCGCTGCTTGGCGTGGCTTTCTTTGGCTGGGCGTTTATCACCAGTCTGCAAGCAAAGCGCGGCTGGATGCGTCTGGTACAGATTGTCCTGCTGGCGGCGGCACTCATCAGCGTGCGTCCTCTACAGGACTGGGCATTCGGCACTACGGTCACTCAACAGCAAGCGCACCTGGACTTTAAACCGGTGGCGACCGTTGAGCAGTTGAATCAGGCGCTGGCCGAGGCAAAAGGCAAACCGGTGATGCTCGATCTCTATGCCGACTGGTGCGTAGCCTGTAAAGAGTTCGAGAAATATACTTTTAGCGATCCGCAGGTAAAGCAGGCGCTGGGAGACACGGTATTACTGCAAGCCAACGTCACTGCCAATAATGCGCAGGACGTGGCGCTGCTCAAGCATTTACAGGTGCTGGGTTTGCCCACCATCCTGTTCTTTGATGTCCAGGGACAAGAACACCCGCAGGAACGCGTTACAGGCTTTATGGATGCTGCGACGTTTAGTGCACATTTGCGCGATCGCCAACCGTGA
- the yjeJ gene encoding YjeJ family protein, translated as MAITIKGVNTGVIRKANEFLALALKIKEPRNKESLFFLPALELRDLLIALESRLHQKQHLNANERQHYEKVRAKVSKKMLENIPEMVEGELRNADIKHRVMSVVLTDASGDNLTLLFTLHDGNTCELLVNELQIEVFAHAIIRALDNAGMRELAIRITSLLDFLPLFDADCKDSENLEYDAYAQPDWKHALFSHYLAVLYRFTDETGAALFSGAVVKTRDPSGSKEAEAISRRILDFSPRLKKLAGKSCEVMVRTLTADKSQRLSQDQCLHALHHLRVQAIKKAQTA; from the coding sequence ATGGCTATTACTATCAAAGGCGTGAATACCGGTGTTATTCGTAAAGCGAATGAATTCCTTGCGCTGGCCCTTAAAATCAAAGAGCCAAGAAACAAGGAATCGCTGTTTTTCCTGCCTGCGCTGGAACTGCGGGATCTGCTTATCGCACTGGAAAGCAGGCTGCATCAAAAGCAGCATTTGAACGCCAACGAACGTCAGCACTATGAAAAAGTACGGGCTAAAGTCAGCAAGAAGATGCTGGAAAACATCCCTGAGATGGTTGAAGGCGAACTTCGCAATGCGGATATCAAGCACCGTGTTATGTCCGTCGTCCTTACTGATGCCAGTGGCGATAACCTGACTCTCTTATTCACGCTTCATGACGGTAATACCTGCGAACTGCTGGTTAACGAGTTGCAGATTGAGGTTTTCGCACATGCCATTATTCGGGCGCTCGATAACGCCGGCATGCGCGAACTGGCAATCCGCATTACCTCGTTATTAGACTTTTTGCCGCTGTTTGATGCGGACTGTAAAGACAGCGAAAACCTGGAATATGATGCCTACGCTCAGCCAGACTGGAAACATGCTCTCTTTAGCCATTATCTCGCGGTGCTTTATCGCTTTACTGATGAAACGGGTGCAGCGCTGTTTAGCGGTGCGGTGGTCAAAACCCGCGATCCGTCCGGCAGCAAAGAAGCGGAAGCTATTTCTCGTCGCATTCTCGACTTTAGCCCAAGGCTGAAAAAGCTGGCAGGTAAATCATGTGAGGTGATGGTCAGAACATTGACGGCGGATAAGTCTCAGAGGCTGAGTCAGGATCAATGCCTGCATGCGCTACATCATTTACGCGTACAGGCCATTAAGAAGGCGCAGACTGCCTGA
- the yjeH gene encoding L-methionine/branched-chain amino acid transporter has translation MSGLKQELGLAQGIGLLSTSLLGTGVFAVPALAALVAGNNSLWAWPVLIVLVFPIAIVFALLGRHYPSAGGVAHFVGMAFGSHLERVTGWLFLSVIPVGLPAALHIAAGFGQAMFGWQGWQLLLAELGTLALVWYIGSRGASSSANLQTVIAGLIVALIVAIWWAGDLTPSEIPFPAPGDVEMSGLFSALSVMFWCFVGLEAFAHLASEFKNPERDFPRALMIGLLLAGSVYWGCTVVVLHFDAYGETMAAAASLPDIVVRLFGVQALWVACVIGYLACFASLNIYIQSFARLVWSQTQYKPEHYLARLSARHIPRNALNAVLGCCVVSTLGIYALQINLDALIIYANGIFIMIYLLCMLAGCKLLQGRYRVLAVVGGLLCLLLLAMVGWKSLYALIMLAVLWLFLPRRPNKR, from the coding sequence ATGAGTGGACTGAAACAAGAGCTGGGACTGGCTCAGGGCATTGGCCTGTTGTCGACATCATTATTAGGAACAGGCGTTTTCGCTGTCCCGGCCCTGGCCGCGCTGGTAGCAGGCAATAACAGCCTGTGGGCGTGGCCGGTGTTGATCGTTCTGGTCTTTCCCATCGCGATTGTTTTTGCCCTGCTGGGTCGCCACTACCCCAGCGCGGGCGGCGTGGCGCATTTCGTCGGCATGGCGTTTGGTTCGCATCTTGAACGCGTGACCGGCTGGTTATTTTTATCGGTCATTCCTGTCGGTCTCCCTGCTGCCCTGCATATCGCCGCCGGATTTGGTCAGGCAATGTTTGGCTGGCAGGGATGGCAACTTCTGCTGGCGGAACTGGGTACGCTGGCGCTGGTGTGGTACATCGGTTCGCGCGGTGCCAGCTCCAGTGCCAACCTGCAAACCGTCATAGCCGGGCTGATTGTGGCGCTGATTGTCGCCATCTGGTGGGCAGGCGATCTTACCCCTTCAGAGATTCCTTTCCCGGCGCCGGGCGATGTTGAAATGTCAGGATTGTTCTCCGCGCTGTCGGTAATGTTCTGGTGCTTTGTTGGGCTGGAAGCATTCGCCCATCTGGCATCGGAATTTAAAAACCCCGAACGCGACTTTCCGCGTGCGTTGATGATTGGCCTGCTGCTTGCCGGTTCTGTCTATTGGGGTTGTACCGTGGTGGTACTTCATTTTGATGCCTACGGCGAAACGATGGCGGCGGCGGCCTCGCTGCCTGACATTGTGGTGCGACTGTTCGGCGTTCAGGCGCTGTGGGTAGCCTGCGTGATTGGCTATCTGGCCTGCTTCGCCAGTCTCAACATCTATATACAGAGTTTTGCCCGGCTGGTCTGGTCACAGACGCAATACAAGCCAGAGCATTATCTGGCCCGGCTCTCTGCGCGCCATATCCCGCGCAACGCATTAAACGCCGTGCTGGGCTGCTGCGTCGTTAGCACCCTGGGCATTTATGCGTTACAGATCAATCTTGATGCGCTCATCATCTACGCCAACGGCATCTTTATTATGATCTATCTGCTGTGCATGTTGGCTGGCTGCAAATTACTGCAGGGGCGATATCGCGTGCTGGCGGTGGTCGGCGGATTGCTATGCCTGCTGTTGCTGGCAATGGTCGGCTGGAAGAGCCTGTATGCGCTGATTATGCTGGCGGTACTGTGGCTGTTTTTGCCCCGTAGACCAAATAAGCGCTAG
- a CDS encoding DUF4156 domain-containing protein → MHVKYLAGIVGAALLMAGCSSSNELSGAGQSVRFVEDKPGAECQLIGTATGKQSNWLSGQHGEEGGSMRGAANDLRNQAAAMGGNVIYGVSSPSQGMLSSFVPTASEMSGQVYKCPN, encoded by the coding sequence ATGCACGTGAAATACTTAGCAGGGATCGTCGGTGCCGCGCTACTGATGGCGGGTTGTAGCTCCAGCAATGAACTGAGCGGGGCTGGGCAGAGCGTCCGCTTCGTAGAAGACAAGCCGGGTGCTGAATGTCAGTTAATTGGCACTGCAACAGGAAAGCAGAGCAACTGGCTTTCTGGTCAGCACGGTGAAGAAGGCGGTTCTATGCGCGGTGCGGCAAATGACCTGCGCAACCAGGCCGCTGCAATGGGTGGCAACGTGATTTACGGCGTAAGCAGCCCATCACAGGGCATGTTATCCAGCTTTGTCCCGACCGCCAGTGAAATGAGTGGTCAGGTCTATAAGTGCCCGAATTAA